Proteins co-encoded in one Amaranthus tricolor cultivar Red isolate AtriRed21 chromosome 7, ASM2621246v1, whole genome shotgun sequence genomic window:
- the LOC130817690 gene encoding uncharacterized protein LOC130817690 produces the protein MGDNQSNAEMLKVIVDQLHVMHDGMKRHETRMDAIGETLLRVGRRVEELENSTPTHGESHFRNNQEDRSFNLDLPEFDGSSDPEVFYDWDQYVKLTRLNQGERNIDEYVREFEKLSLVCDIQEKEPLKIARFTKGLSKPISNKVDLLPYSTYDEVVKAARKVEAQNKEEKPKNAPRPPFRAFSSAGKVDSFPSPSKSTVPTNPSKTYGGKPDFKQDASKRTCYKCHERGHIASECPKRNTLTIQEGEWGSEEEEEEEEYEEYGAEENDAPLCGVVRRLLHSEPLKDMQQRENLFHTRCKVQDKVFDVIVDGGSCTDVASTELVSKLKLPTRNHAKPYKLNWLDNDTGLKVKKQALVSFTIGNFYDERWCDVLPMSACHILLGRPWQFDRKAIHDGVSNVYTVTTKLGKKIRLLPLPPKVEPMVEKKPNFLMSRKEFEEECVIEGGGFLLIVKPIVDDVSHVANSIPLRNLLKEFADVFPDDLPKGLPPFRGIKHAIDLVPGASLPNKAAYRCNPEQAKELQRQVEELMEKGYVRESLSPCAVPALLVPKKEGTWRMCIDSRAINNITIKYRFPMPRLQDMLDELIRS, from the exons ATGGGTGATAATCAGTCCAATGCCGAAATGTTAAAAGTAATCGTGGATCAACTTCATGTAATGCACGATGGAATGAAGAGGCATGAAACAAGAATGGATGCCATTGGAGAGACGTTGCTTAGAGTGGGTAGAAGGGTAGAGGAATTAGAGAATTCTACTCCCACCCATGGCGAGTCCCATTTTCGTAACAATCAAGAAGATAGAAGTTTCAATTTAGACCTTCCTGAATTTGATGGTTCTAGTGATCCGGAGGTTTTTTATGATTGG GATCAATATGTCAAATTAACTCGCCTAAATCAAGGTGAGCGTAATATTGATGAATATGTACGTGAGTTTGAGAAACTTAGCTTGGTGTGTGACATACAAGAGAAGGAACCACTCAAAATTGCGCGTTTCACAAAGGGGCTTTCTAAACCAATCTCTAATAAGGTGGATCTTCTACCTTATTCCACTTATGATGAGGTTGTGAAGGCTGCTAGGAAGGTTGAAGCACAAAACAAAGAGGAGAAGCCGAAGAATGCTCCAAGACCCCCTTTTAGAGCGTTCTCTTCCGCGGGAAAAGTTGATTCTTTTCCTAGCCCTTCTAAATCAACTGTTCCTACTAACCCTTCGAAAACTTATGGAGGAAAACCAGATTTCaagcaagatgcatccaaaagaACTTGTTACAAGTGTCATGAaagaggacatattgctagtgaatgtccaAAACGGAATACACTTACTATTCAAGAAGGAGAGTGGGGTtccgaagaagaggaagaggaggaggaaTATGAGGAATATGGTGCTGAAGAAAATGACGCTCCATTATGTGGTGTTGTGAGAAGACTTCTACATTCCGAACCTCTCAAAGATATGCAACAACGAGAGAACCtttttcatactagatgcaaggTTCAAGACAAGGTTTTTGATGTGATTGTTGATGGAGGATCATGCACGGATGTGGCCTCAACTGAACTTGTAAGTAAGCTTAAATTACCTACACGAAATCATGCTAAACCTTACAAGTTAAATTGGCTGGATAATGACACCGGTTTAAAGGTTAAGAAACAAGCACTAGTTTCATTCACTATAGGAAATTTTTATGATGAACGTTGGTGTGACGTTTTACCTATGAGTGCGTGTCATATTTTGCTTGGtagaccatggcaatttgatAGAAAAGCTATTCATGATGGTGTTTCTAATGTCTATACGGTCACTACCAAATTAGGAAAGAAGATTAGGTTGTTACCTTTGCCCCCTAAGGTTGAACCTATGGTGGAAAAGAAACCAAACTTCCTTATGTCTAGGAAGGAGTTTGAGGAAGAATGCGTGATAGAAGGAGGAGGGTTTCTGCTTATTGTAAAGCccattgttgatgatgtttctcATGTGGCTAACTCTATTCCGTTGAGAAACTTGCTTAAAGAATTTGCAGATGTGTTTCCCGATGATTTGCCTAAAGGGTTGCCTCCATTTCGTGGTATTAAACATGCAATTGATTTGGTACCGGGAGCCTCATTACCAAACAAGGCAGCCTATAGATGCAATCCCGAGCAAGctaaggagttgcaaagacaagTTGAAGAACTCATGGAAAAGGGCTATGTGCGTGAAAGCCTTAGTCCATGTGCGGTGCCTGCCCTTTTGGTGCCAAAGAAAGAAGGAACTTGGaggatgtgtattgatagtcGTGCCATCAACAACATAACTATTAAATATAGATTTCCCATGCCAAGGCTACAagacatgcttgatgaattaa TTCGTTCATGA